The Cryptococcus neoformans var. neoformans B-3501A chromosome 4, whole genome shotgun sequence genome has a window encoding:
- a CDS encoding hypothetical protein (Match to EST gb|CF186067.1|CF186067; HMMPfam hit to AAA, ATPase family associated with various cellular activities (AAA), score: 175.1, E(): 1.4e-49; HMMPfam hit to LON, ATP-dependent protease La (LON) domain, score: 195.8, E(): 8.4e-56; HMMPfam hit to Lon_C, Lon protease (S16) C-terminal proteolytic domain, score: 303.4, E(): 3.5e-88) — protein MLPLRAFARLAQRPRLSRPTQLARSSLPRPSPSRPAAHYLALAPAPSTRFLHSSPPVLKEKRWLNNTPPEDDGEDGQNPKQDDQVEKPLPDAESSKSAEERAKSQSSKPDIKASSSDSVSSSAPAPGSADGGSPPGAGGPKEVAKPVIPEIYPQVLAIPITHRPLFPGFYKAVTVRSPPVIKAIRELQAHGQPYVGAFLLKDSTVDSDVVTDINQVQPVGVFCQITSCFTSQEGEGKPEALTAVLFPHRRIKINELVKSSGTKGDGTVGVGGLVEGSQDSAKGEGEVKSFESEVPGVEEVREELGTVSIDSEQPDVHKENRDLETKEVTQIDFLHSLLPQVSLTNVSNLSTEPYEKDSQVIRAIMSELISVFKEIAQLQPMFREQVTSFAISNTSSQVFDEPDKLADLAAVVSTADVSDLQAVLSSTSIEDRLQRALVLLKKELINAQLQFKISRDVDTKIQKRQREYYLMEQLKGIKKELGMESDGKDKLVEGFKEKASKLAMPEGVRKVFDEELNKLVHLEPAASEFNVTRNYIDWLTQVPWGVHTPENYNISHAIKILDEDHYGLKDVKDRILEFMAIGKLRGSVEGKILCLVGPPGVGKTSIGKSIAKALGRQFFRFSVGGLTDVAEIKGHRRTYIGAMPGKPIQALKKVATENPLILIDEVDKISKAYNGDPASALLEMLDPEQNKSFLDHYLDVPIDLSKVLFVCTANVLETIPGPLLDRMEVLEVSGYVSAEKMNIAERYLSPQAKVAAGLEDVNIELEPGAIEALIRYYCRESGVRNLKKHIDKIYRKAAFKIVTDLGESGLPEPATPPAENQVEAQYPDIKPASELTSNVIPGTEVSGVDTKTDVTTVPREPMKVPAGIHVKVTQENLKDYVGPPLYHKDRLYTHSPPAGVSTGLGYLGNGSGAVMPVEINSMPGKGNLQLTGKLGEVIRESAQIAMSWVKSNAYLLGITKSEAEATLNDRDVHLHMPEGGIGKEGPSAGTAILTAFVSLFTKTRVDPDIAMTGEISLLGQVLPVGGLKEKILAAHRAGIKKLIVPAGCKPDIDENVPESVKGGIEFVFVEDVRQVLHEAFRGTEVEKRWQETLPMEEEPQRERH, from the exons ATGCTCCCTCTTAGAGCGTTCGCCCGCCTCGCCCAGCGCCCCCGTCTCTCTCGGCCGACGCAGCTCGCCCGATCATCCCTCCCCcgtccatctccctcccGGCCCGCCGCCCACTacctcgccctcgccccGGCGCCCTCCACCAGGTTCCTCCACAGCTCTCCCCCCGTTCTCAAGGAAAAGCGGTGGCTCAACAACACCCCTCCCGAGGACGATGGTGAAGACGGCCAAAATCCCAAACAGGATGACCAGGTTGAGAAGCCTCTCCCTGATGCAGAATCATCCAAATCCGCTGAAGAACGGGCCAAATCCCAGTCCTCAAAACCTGACATAAAAGCATCATCCAGTGATTCCGTGTCATCCTCTGCCCCCGCCCCTGGATCTGCAGATGGTGGGTCGCCTCCTGGTGCAGGTGGCCCGAAAGAAGTTGCAAAACCTGTCATTCCTGAGATATACCCCCAAGTCCTCGCCATCCCCATCACTCACcgtcctctctttcctggGTTCTATAAGGCAGTAACCGTCCGATCTCCACCTGTTATCAAAGCAATTCGAGAACTACAGGCACATGGTCAGCCATACGTTGGCGCGTTCTTGTTAAAGGACTCCACTGTCGATTCCGATGTCGTAACTGATATCAACCAGGTGCAGCCTGTTGGAGTTTTTTGCCAGATCACAAGTTGCTTCACTTCccaagagggagaaggcaagCCAGAGGCTCTAACAGCTGTGCTTTTCCCGCACAGGAGGATCAAAATTAATGAACTCGTGAAAAGTTCGGGGACAAAAGGAGATGGGACCGTTGGCGTTGGTGGTCTGGTAGAAGGGAGCCAGGACTCTGCAAAGGGTGAGGGTGAAGTGAAGAGTTTTGAATCAGAAGTGCCGGGTGTTGAGGAAGTGCGGGAGGAGCTGGGGACCGTTTCCATTGACAGCGAGCAGCCGGATGTGCATAAAGAAAACCGAGACCTGGAGACAAAAGAGGTGACTCAGATTGATTTCTTGCACTCTCTTCTACCCCAAGTCTCTCTTACAAACGTTAGCAACTTGAGCACTGAGCCCTACGAAAAAGATTCACAGGTGATCCGGGCGATAATGAGCGAGTTGATTTCTGTCTTCAAGGAGATTGCTCAACTTCAACCCATGTTCCGGGAACAAG TCACGAGCTTTGCGATCTCAAACACTTCTTCTCAAGTCTTTGACGAGCCCGACAAGTTGGCCGATCTCGCAGCTGTAGTATCCACCGCGGACGTATCCGACCTGCAAGCTGTTCTTTCCTCGACATCGATCGAAGATCGCCTCCAGCGCGCCCTCGTGCTTCTCAAAAAGGAGCTCATCAATGCCCAACTGCAATTTAAGATCTCCCGCGACGTAGACACCAAAATACAAAAAAGACAGAGAGAATATTACTTGATGGAACAGCTCAAAGGCATAAAAAAAGAGTTGGGTATGGAGAGCGATGGAAAGGACAAGCTCGTGGAAGGGTTTAAGGAAAAAGCAAGCAAGTTGGCCATGCCGGAAGGTGTGCGAAAGGTATTTGACGAGGAGTTGAACAAACTCGTTCATCTCGAACCAGCTGCGAGCGAATTCAA TGTCACTCGAAATTACATAGACTGGCTTACTCAAGTACCTTGGGGTGTACATACACCTGAGAATTACAATATTTCTCACGCCATCAAAATCCTCGATGAGGATCATTATGGCCTCAAAGACGTCAAAGACCGAATTCTCGAGTTTATGGCCATAGGGAAGCTTCGTGGGTCTGTAGAGGGCAAAATTCTTTGTCTCGTTGGGCCACCTGGTGTAGGTAAAACCAGTATTGGCAAGAGCATAGCGAAGGCTCTTGGTAGACAGTTTTTCAGGTTTTCGGTCGGTGGCTTGACAGATGTCGCTGAGATCAAGGGGCACAGGCGAACCTATATCGG TGCCATGCCCGGCAAACCTATCCAAGCGCTCAAAAAGGTTGCCACTGAAAATCCTCTCATTTTGATTGATGAAGTCGACAAAATCAGCAAGGCGTACAACGGCGATCCTGCGAGTGCTTTGCTTGAAATGCTTGACCCCGAGCAAAACAAATCCTTTTTGGACCATTATTTGGATGTCCCTATCGATCTTTCTAAGGTTCTCTTTGTCTGCACTGCCAACGTACTGGAAACCATCCCGGGTCCTCTGTTGGACCGAATGGAAGTGTTAGAAGTATCTGGTTATGTTTCagcagagaagatgaacatTGCCGAACGATATTTGTCGCCTCAAGCTAAAGTAGCGGCGGGGTTGGAGGATGTCAACATTGAATTAGAACCCGGGGCGATTGAGGCATTAATCAGGTACTACTGCCGAGAGAGTGGTGTTCGTAATCTGAAGAAGCACATTGACAAA ATTTACCGTAAAGCAGCCTTCAAAATTGTAACCGACCTTGGAGAATCGGGTCTTCCTGAACCCGCAACGCCGCCTGCCGAGAATCAAGTCGAGGCTCAATATCCTGATATCAAACCTGCTTCTGAATTAACCTCCAATGTCATCCCGGGAACCGAGGTTAGTGGAGTGGATACCAAAACGGATGTAACGACTGTGCCAAGGGAACCTATGAAAGTGCCTGCTGGCATACATGTCAAGGTTACACAAGAGAATCTGAAGGACTATGTCGGGCC ACCTCTCTACCATAAGGACAGGCTTTACACCCACTCGCCTCCTGCAGGTGTGAGTACTGGTCTGGGGTATCTTGGTAATGGCTCTGGCGCGGTCATGCCCGTTGAGATTAAC TCCATGCCCGGCAAAGGAAACCTTCAATTGACCGGTAAACTTGGAGAAGTGATTAGAGAATCCGCGCAAATCGCCATGTCCTGGGTCAAGTCCAATGCTTATCTGCTAGGCATCACAAAGTCAGAAGCTGAAGCCACCTTGAACGATCGAGACGTGCACTTACACATGCCGGAGGGTGGTATTGGAAAGGAGGGTCCATCAGCCGGTACGGCTATCCTGACAGCTTTCGTCTCGTTGTTCACCAAAACACGAGTGGACCCAGATATTGCTATGACGGGTGAGATCAGTTTGCTTGGACAGGTGTTGCCTGTTGGAGGCCTCAAGGAGAAAATTTTAGCCGCACACCGGGCTGGTATTAAAA
- a CDS encoding hypothetical protein (HMMPfam hit to SNF7, SNF7, score: 139.0, E(): 1.1e-38): MGIWQDTLVRLGVAQAGPKITTQDRAILDLKLQRDKLKQYQKRLEVILDREHEIAREALKSGNKKRALTALRQRKYQEQLLSKTDSQLVTLQELVSTIEFTQIQNTVLHGLEMGSHVLGELQKEMSLERVDRLMDQTREGVEYQREIDEALMSKMSPEEEEAVQEELERLQSEALPNVPESSAQVALPDVPVEEPSVPEPVEPSGKSRTCLCMARFQQLVLTTSHM, translated from the exons ATGGGCATCTGGCAGGATACACTAGTCAGATTGGGAGTGGCTCAGGCAGGTCCTAAAATCACAACCCAGGACAGGGCTATTTTGGA CCTAAAGCTGCAAAGAGACAAACTGAAACAGTATCAAAAACGC CTGGAAGTGATCCTAGATCGAGAGCATGAGATTGCTAGAGAAGCTCTCAAATCTGGGAACAAG AAACGTGCCCTGACAGCTCTCCGACAACGTAAATATCAAGAACAATTACTATCAAAGACAGATTCCCAGTTGGTTACCCTGCAAGAGCTT GTAAGCACAATAGAATTCACGCAAATTCAGAATACCGTTCTCCATGGGCTTGAGATGGGTTCACATGTCCTTGGAGAATtgcagaaggagatgtcACTGGAAAGAGTCGACAGGTTGATGGATCAGACACGAGAAGGTGTAGAATACCAACGG GAGATCGACGAGGCACTCATGTCCAAGATGTCaccagaagaggaggaagctgtacaagaagagctggaaCGGTTGCAAAGCGAGGCTCTG CCCAATGTGCCAGAAAGTTCGGCGCAGGTGGCACTGCCCGACGTTCCTGTCGAGGAGCCTTCAGTACCCGAACCCGTGGAACCTAGTGGTAAGAGTAGAACCTGTCTCTGCATGGCTCGCTTCCAACAGCTCGTGCTGACCACATCACATATGTAA
- a CDS encoding hypothetical protein (HMMPfam hit to Iso_dh, Isocitrate/isopropylmalate dehydrogenase, score: 415.0, E(): 8.5e-122) has translation MANILKRSALKLGMIPADGIGKEVLPAAQRVIEALGSSIPKTTFVPLVAGWEEFNKNGKALPDDTVSALRECDGAMFGAVSSPSHKVAGYSSPIVALRKHLDLYANVRPVSSVPIPGQPSAKAVDLVIVRENTECLYIKQEEISGEGEDRVALATRKISAKASSRIGRMAFEIALRRGQEREAARAAGKDVWWKGEPKVTIVHKSNVLSVTDGLFRETVRAVKEGKGGEKYAGVKLEEQIVDSMVYRMFREPEFFDVCVAPNLYGDIISDGAAALVGSLGLVPSINAGDNFIMGEPVHGSAPDIEGKNIANPIASIRSAALLLSSLGYIEPAAKINAAVNAVLVEGQYLTPDLGGKSSTTEVTEAVLKRL, from the exons ATGGccaacatcctcaaacGATCAGCCCTTAAGCTTGGTATGATTCCCGCTGACGGAATCGGCAAGGAAGTCCTGCCC GCTGCTCAACGTGTCATTGAGGCCCTCGGATCTTCTATTCCTAAGACCACCTTTGTTCCTCTGGTTGCTGGTTGGGAGGAGTTTAACAAGAATGGCAAGGCTTTGCCCGACGACACTGTTAG CGCTTTGAGAGAATGTGACGGCGCAATGTTTGGCGCCGTGTCTTCCCCATCTCACAAGGTTGCTGGCTATTCTTCTCCGATCGTTGCTCTTCGTAAGCACCTCGACCTTTACGCCAACGTCCGCCCTGTCTCTTCCGTCCCCATACCTGGTCAACCTTCTGCAAAGGCCGTCGACTTGGTGATTGTACGCGAGAACACCGAGTGCCTTTATAtcaagcaagaagagatttCTGGTGAAGGCGAGGACAGGGTCGCCCTCGCCACAAGGAAGATTAGCGCCAAGGCATCCAGCAGGATTGGTAGAATGGCGTTTGAAATTGCTCTTAGAAGGGGACAGGAGAGAGAGGCTGCTCGAGCGGCGGGTAAGGATGTgtggtggaaaggggaaCCCAAGGTCACTATCGTGCATAAGAGCAACGTGCTCAGCGTCACGGACGGCTTGTTCCGAGAGACTGTTCGGGCTGTCAAGGAGGGCAAGGGCGGCGAGAAGTACGCTGGGGTGAAGCTCGAGGAGCAAATCGTAGACTCTATGGTCTACAGAATGTTCAGGGAGCCAGA ATTTTTTGATGTCTGTGTTGCTCCCAACCTTTATGGTGACATCATTTC TGATGGTGCGGCTGCTCTCGTCGGTTCACTTGGTCTTGTCCCATCTATCAACGCTGGTGACAACTTTATCATGGGCGAGCC TGTTCACGGATCTGCTCCCGATATCGAGGGCAAGAACATCGCCAACCCCATCGCGTCCATCCGTTCTGCTGCTCTCTTATTGTCTTCTCTCGGCTACATCGAGCCCGCCGCCAAGATCAACGCTGCCGTCAATGCCGTCCTCGTCGAGGGCCAGTACCTCACTCCTGATTTGGGTGGAAAGAGCTCTACTACCGAGGTCACTGAGGCTGTTCTCAAGAGGCTCTAG
- a CDS encoding hypothetical protein (HMMPfam hit to SPX, SPX domain, score: 121.3, E(): 2.2e-33): MKFGRRIKDTLYSEWADQYIDYGGLKKQIKANLPWNDTAEADFVQALQNQLTKCETFQRNKSDELMNHIQQLEEEVKGLVEKAGYSDGGTSDEDDRADNEATTPGDVERNVRDRRDDDAGSDDDDDDDEDVSSDMLIDAIEERFRELEEQVAVLVADVHDLALFTKLNFTGFIKIVKKHDKLTGYNLKNTFNRQVLEAHPFYRMNYDPLIVKLSKLFDLVRTRGHPIEGDASAGGNQNAFVRSTTKYWVHDENIVPLKLAIMKHLPVLVFNPNKEFSMADSAITSIYFDNEDLELYLGRLEKTEGAEAIRMRWYGDVTGNTIFVERKTHREDWTGEKSVKERFTIKEGKMNDFISGRYTMDDEFDELVKRNKKTEKEVEGMKQLANEVQYAIVTRKLRPVMRTFYNRTAFQLPGNATVRISLDTELTMVREDNFDGVDRTHGNWRRTDLGINHPFDSIPNSEKELFPYGVLEVKLATKVGEEPPQWIRDLINSHLVEAVPKFSKFIHGCASLLSERVDLVPFWLPQMDQDIRKPVSAKSKILIERPQSNIHSNASMEGSALPSPAAKSSTSQASYHEPVSEGEDDEEYLVHKAKNEEDHLRLPSDVAAQARAAREHREKYIRDEAARQVGITHGEAQAQAEAEAESSAAVSSSRPARQSRNQQQYDASLRIDPLASSDRFDKNMQLLDDKSMKKLQEAAKDRREDQVEEGEEEEEEDDEEEGDSERVIYVDQFRAPPGKKIAIPVRVEPKVVFAAERTFLKWAHFAILLSAVSIGLLNFIDPTDAVGMVSAGCFTFTSLSAILYCGGMYAWRILKMRKREAVDYHDRWGPTALCAALLASVMVNLVLRLREL; encoded by the exons ATGAAGTTTGGAAGACGCATAAAG GACACCCTCTACTCGGAATGGGCAGACCAGTACATCGACTATGGCGGCCTCAAAAAGCAGATCAAGGCCAACCTGCCTTGGAACGATACCGCCGAAGCAGACTTTGTCCAAGCCTTGCAAAACCAGCTCACGAAATGCGAGACGTTTCAGCGCAACAAGTCGGATGAGCTCATGAACCACATCCAACAGCTCGAGGAGGAAGTCAAGGGGCTCGTCGAAAAGGCTGGGTACAGCGACGGAGGTACTtccgatgaagatgatagagCCGATAATGAGGCGACAACACCCGGCGATGTAGAGAGGAATGTCAGAGACCGCcgggatgatgatgcgGGCAgtgacgacgacgatgacgatgatgaagacgtcTCCAGCGACATGTTAATCGATGCGATCGAGGAGAGATTTAGAGAGCTAGAAGAACAAGTCGCTGTCTTGGTAGCCGACGTACATGACCTGGCGCTGTTTACAAAACTCAATTTTACAGGGTTTATCAAAATCGTCAAGAAACATGAT AAACTTACCGGGTACAATCTAAAGAACACGTTTAATCGCCAAGTTCTCGAAGCCCATCCGTTTTATCGTATGAACTATGACCCGCTCATCGTCAAGTTGTCAAAATTATTCGACTTGGTGCGCACCCGTGGGCATCCTATTGAGGGTGACGCTTCGGCCGGTGGGAATCAGAATGCGTTCGTCAGGAGCACAACTAAATACTGG GTTCACGACGAGAATATCGTCCCGCTCAAGCTGGCGATCATGAAACATCTACCTGTTCTAG TATTCAACCCAAACAAAGAGTTCTCTATGGCAGACTCGGCCATCACATCCATCTACTTTGACAATGAAGATCTTGAGCTTTATCTAGGTCGACTGGAGAAGACTGAAGGTGCAGAGGCTATCCGTATGAGGTGGTACGGTGATGTTACCGGCAATACA ATATTCGTAGAGCGCAAGACGCATCGCGAAGATTGGACGGGAGAAAAATCTGTTAAAGAGCGCTTTACTATCAAAGAAGGCAAAATGAACGATTTCATAAGTGGGCGGTACACAATGGACGACGAGTTTGACGAGTTGGTCAAAAGGAAcaagaagacggagaaagAAGTGGAAGGCATGAAACAGCTGGCAAATGAGGTCCAGTATGCCATCGTCACAAGAAAGCTAAGGCCTG TCATGCGCACTTTTTACAACCGAACAGCTTTCCAGCTTCCTGGGAACGCCACGGTTCGAATCTCCCTCGATACCGAGCTCACGATGGTTCGCGAAGACAACTTTGACGGAGTCGATCGCACCCATGGCAATTGGCGCCGAACGGATCTTGGAATAAACCATCCGTTTGACTCTATCCCGAATTCAGAAAAAGAGCTTTTCCCCTATGGTGTTCTCGAAGTCAAGTTGGCTACcaaggttggagaagaacCACCCCAGTGGATCCGGGACCTGATCAACTCGCACCTGGTAGAGGCAGTCCCTAAATTCTCCAAATTTATCCACGGATGTGCCAGTCTCCTTTCAGAACGGGTGGACCTCGTACCCTTCTGGCTTCCGCAGATGGACCAGGATATCCGCAAGCCCGTCAGTGCCAAATCCAAAATACTCATCGAACGACCTCAGTCCAACATCCACTCCAACGCCAGTATGGAGGGGTCTGCTCTCCCGTCGCCTGCCGCAAAAAGTAGCACCTCTCAAGCCAGCTACCACGAACCGGTCTCGGAAGGtgaagacgacgaggaaTATCTCGTTCACAAGGCCAAAAACGAGGAAGACCATCTGAGACTACCTTCAGACGTTGCTGCCCAAGCGAGAGCAGCAAGAGAGCATCGAGAGAAATATATAAGGGACGAGGCTGCTCGGCAGGTCGGGATCACCCATGGCGAAGCCCAAGCCCAAGCCGAAGCCGAAGCCGAGTCATCCGCCGCTGTAAGCTCCTCGCGTCCTGCCAGGCAAAGCCGCAATCAGCAGCAGTATGATGCCTCACTCAGAATTGATCCTCTTGCTTCCAGCGATCGCTTTGACAAGAATATGCAGCTGCTTGATGACAAGAGTATGAAAAAGCTTCAAGAGGCGGCGAAGGATAGACGAGAAGATCAGGTagaggagggggaagaggaagaggaagaagatgacgaggaggaaggtgataGTGAAAGGGTCATCTATGTCGATCAGTTCAGGGCCCCGCcaggaaagaagattgccATTCCAGTCCGAGTTGAACCAAAGGTCGTGTTTGCTGCTGAGCGCACATTCTTAAAG TGGGCTCATTTTGCAATCCTGCTCTCGGCAGTGTCTATCGGTCTGCTCAATTTTATCGACCCTACCGATGCCGTCGGTATGGTGTCTGCCGGCTGCTTCACGTTTACTTCACTTTCAGCCATCCTCTACTGCGGGGGAATGTACGCTTGGAGAATCCTCAAGATGCGAAAACGCGAAGCAGTTGATTACCACGATAGATGGGGCCCCACAGCCCTTTGCGCTGCGTTGTTGGCCAGTGTAATGGTCAATTTGGTGCTAAGATTACGAGAGCtctaa